From the genome of Wolbachia endosymbiont (group B) of Parapoynx stratiotata, one region includes:
- a CDS encoding IS481 family transposase: protein MSTIQTKILKPKLGLLELAKQLGNVSQACKVMGYSRDTFYRFKELYESGGEGALHEISKKKPLLANRVSEDIERAIIGIATEFPAYGQQRAANELRKRGVIISEGGVRSVWLRNDIETFKKRLKALEAKVAQDGIILTEEQLAALEKVKEQREAHGEIETEHSGYLGSQDTYYVGNIKGVGRIYQQTFIDTYSRVAFAKLYTDKTAITAADLLNDRVIPFFDVQNVPLLRILTDRGTEYCGKPENHAYQLYLGIENIDHSRTKANSPQTNGICERFHKTMQDECYNIIFRKKIYSSLEDLQIDVDHWLRSYNETRPHSGKYCYGKTPMQTFLDSKHIAFQKNISNVKQETDISFNYLNSSVS, encoded by the coding sequence ATGAGTACGATACAAACAAAAATACTAAAACCAAAGTTAGGGTTATTAGAACTAGCAAAGCAATTAGGTAACGTATCACAAGCGTGTAAGGTGATGGGTTATTCGCGTGATACATTTTATCGATTTAAGGAGTTATATGAAAGTGGGGGAGAAGGAGCATTACATGAAATAAGTAAGAAAAAACCCCTATTAGCAAACAGAGTTTCCGAAGATATAGAAAGGGCAATAATTGGCATAGCTACAGAATTTCCAGCATATGGACAACAAAGAGCTGCAAATGAGCTGAGAAAAAGGGGTGTAATAATTTCCGAAGGTGGCGTAAGATCTGTATGGCTAAGAAATGACATTGAAACGTTCAAAAAAAGACTTAAAGCCCTTGAAGCAAAGGTTGCACAAGACGGCATAATTTTAACTGAAGAGCAACTTGCAGCATTGGAAAAAGTTAAAGAGCAAAGAGAAGCTCACGGTGAAATTGAAACAGAACACTCAGGTTATTTAGGGTCTCAAGATACTTATTACGTAGGCAATATCAAGGGCGTTGGGCGCATTTACCAGCAGACTTTTATTGATACATATTCGAGAGTGGCTTTTGCTAAGCTTTATACAGATAAAACTGCTATTACCGCTGCCGACTTGCTGAATGATAGAGTAATACCATTTTTCGATGTACAAAACGTGCCATTATTGCGCATTTTGACTGATAGAGGTACAGAATATTGTGGTAAACCAGAAAATCACGCTTATCAGCTTTATTTGGGAATTGAAAATATTGATCATTCAAGAACTAAAGCCAATTCACCACAAACTAATGGCATATGCGAAAGGTTTCATAAAACTATGCAAGATGAGTGTTACAATATTATCTTTAGAAAGAAAATCTACAGTTCTTTAGAAGATTTGCAGATAGATGTTGATCATTGGTTACGCTCTTACAATGAGACCAGGCCTCACTCAGGTAAATATTGCTATGGTAAAACGCCTATGCAGACTTTTCTTGATAGCAAACACATTGCTTTTCAGAAAAATATTAGTAACGTTAAACAAGAGACTGATATTAGTTTTAACTACCTCAATTCTTCTGTCAGTTAA
- a CDS encoding ankyrin repeat domain-containing protein produces the protein MLDEINRHFEDEDNRITETLEKNMNEGPKSFAAEDLSITESSSDSSEVANKVVTDPGILGNVANVLVGVAEVTAVVATELFWPQDQVNIEPRHNEEEFTIIPKNLTFDGLIDVINKAKNYGDYAGLDKTINNIEESDRFITDLNCGNLKDFCSQQLNLTDHMHNVLLNNSYDETNGYYNYSVKELSLLAIAANDTLVERYAETHKSILFTQDEELDRLLIGVGGQCYIKFLLEHLDKPNHTMFLDDICKKLERASFVGNQKCVEVILNRFKNTEAEGRIIFSSKLLHYAIHLAPESKAAEVIVNRKVVDINSIDNSGIAPLHYAVARDNLELMGLLIGNGAEIDIQDERHGRTALHRAAYHDKFEIVKLLVNKGADWNIQDRDGKTALDLVGTKSLYLVKEENREKSSSESKITKFLEGLDDKTPLHLNIKKDPESKNIDNQQPQRNVVDKVENIMNNEEASIEEAIGNNCEEGKMPKNIEEKLSSAVSSIDLADVMDLLRKVDDSVYKSTLQKLLGQANDKMTSLGEGNQKEDLAQIIAFLKNEFEQLSVGNDVEATASSQEAPLVESKESSPSLSSEEDDFSNLEGNKSDCSAGTSSDSNSNSPFEKISEEGHETRISVIDTVEAEATANGTVSSNSVPCTLREELTSDDEDEFLSIEIEDVNNDINVNQPTEHVEQVANGNGQPKTELPRINEQSSKSGLKKNPQNTKKYVVAASTLAIAGIVSGVAVAFYLEMLAVGIAVAACCLIAATVTYCCRPKSLIENGEPAEIVFKERSVY, from the coding sequence TTGTTAGATGAAATAAATAGGCATTTCGAAGATGAGGATAATAGAATTACAGAGACTCTTGAGAAAAATATGAATGAAGGACCTAAGTCATTTGCTGCTGAAGACTTGTCTATTACTGAGAGTTCATCTGATAGTAGTGAAGTAGCAAACAAAGTAGTTACTGATCCAGGCATTTTAGGTAATGTTGCGAATGTATTGGTAGGTGTTGCAGAAGTTACAGCAGTTGTAGCAACAGAGTTATTTTGGCCTCAAGATCAGGTTAATATAGAACCAAGGCATAATGAAGAAGAATTTACCATTATCCCTAAAAATTTAACCTTTGATGGATTAATAGACGTTATAAATAAAGCAAAAAATTATGGTGATTACGCAGGTTTAGATAAAACTATAAATAATATAGAGGAAAGCGATAGATTTATTACTGATTTGAATTGTGGTAATTTGAAGGATTTTTGCTCTCAACAGCTTAATTTGACTGATCATATGCACAATGTGCTGTTGAATAATAGCTATGATGAAACAAATGGTTATTATAATTATTCAGTAAAAGAGCTTTCACTACTAGCCATTGCAGCTAATGATACGCTTGTGGAAAGATATGCAGAAACGCATAAAAGTATATTATTTACGCAAGATGAAGAGCTCGATAGGCTACTTATTGGTGTTGGTGGACAATGCTATATTAAGTTTTTATTAGAGCATTTGGATAAGCCGAATCATACTATGTTTTTGGATGATATATGTAAAAAACTTGAAAGGGCATCTTTTGTTGGTAATCAGAAATGCGTGGAAGTGATACTAAATAGGTTTAAGAATACTGAGGCTGAAGGTAGAATTATTTTTTCATCTAAACTTTTGCACTATGCTATACACTTAGCTCCTGAAAGTAAAGCGGCAGAGGTAATTGTTAATCGTAAAGTTGTTGATATTAATAGTATAGATAATTCTGGAATTGCACCTTTGCATTATGCTGTAGCACGTGATAATTTAGAATTAATGGGCTTGCTTATTGGAAATGGCGCTGAGATTGATATTCAAGATGAGAGGCATGGCAGAACAGCTTTACATAGGGCTGCTTACCATGATAAATTTGAAATAGTAAAATTACTTGTAAACAAGGGAGCTGATTGGAACATTCAAGATAGAGATGGCAAAACAGCTTTAGATCTGGTAGGAACGAAAAGTTTATATTTGGTAAAGGAAGAAAACAGGGAAAAATCTTCTAGTGAATCAAAAATCACAAAATTTCTTGAAGGTTTAGATGATAAAACACCTTTGCATTTAAATATTAAAAAAGATCCAGAATCCAAAAATATTGATAATCAACAGCCGCAAAGAAACGTTGTTGATAAAGTAGAGAATATTATGAATAATGAAGAGGCTTCAATAGAAGAAGCTATAGGTAATAATTGTGAGGAGGGTAAAATGCCTAAAAATATAGAAGAAAAATTATCTAGTGCTGTCAGTAGCATTGATCTTGCTGATGTGATGGATTTATTAAGAAAAGTAGATGATAGTGTATATAAATCCACTTTACAGAAGCTCTTAGGTCAAGCAAATGACAAGATGACAAGTTTGGGAGAGGGTAATCAGAAAGAGGATCTTGCACAAATAATAGCATTTCTTAAAAACGAGTTCGAGCAATTATCAGTAGGCAATGATGTAGAAGCTACTGCAAGTAGCCAAGAAGCTCCTTTGGTAGAGTCTAAAGAAAGCTCACCATCACTGAGTTCTGAGGAGGATGATTTTTCTAACCTTGAAGGTAATAAAAGTGATTGCTCTGCCGGAACTTCCTCAGACTCTAATAGTAATTCTCCATTTGAAAAAATTAGTGAAGAAGGTCATGAAACAAGAATATCTGTAATTGACACAGTGGAAGCTGAAGCAACAGCTAATGGTACTGTTTCTAGTAATTCTGTTCCTTGTACTTTAAGAGAAGAATTAACAAGTGATGATGAAGATGAATTCCTTTCGATTGAAATTGAAGATGTTAATAATGATATTAACGTTAATCAACCTACTGAGCATGTAGAACAAGTTGCTAACGGAAATGGACAGCCAAAAACAGAATTGCCAAGAATTAATGAGCAAAGCAGCAAAAGTGGCCTCAAAAAAAATCCACAAAATACAAAGAAGTATGTTGTAGCTGCTTCTACGCTTGCGATAGCCGGTATTGTTTCAGGGGTGGCTGTTGCATTTTACTTGGAAATGTTAGCGGTAGGAATAGCAGTTGCAGCTTGTTGTCTTATTGCAGCTACAGTTACATACTGCTGTAGACCTAAAAGCTTAATTGAGAATGGTGAGCCTGCAGAGATTGTGTTCAAGGAAAGGTCTGTATACTAA
- the rimM gene encoding ribosome maturation factor RimM (Essential for efficient processing of 16S rRNA): MNICLGIITSPHGIKGAVKIKTFTEKPENIFLYGELIIGSENYKISLVSVVSNNLVIATISGVNSRNEAELLRNKKLYIERDKLPQLNDEDEFYQDDLVNMEVRLESNELYGYVKSVNNFGSGDILEILVISTKKNIMLSFTKETFPHINIKERYIVINMPEFIGQ, translated from the coding sequence ATGAATATATGCCTCGGAATAATTACTTCTCCCCATGGAATCAAAGGAGCTGTCAAAATAAAAACCTTTACTGAAAAGCCCGAAAATATTTTCCTATATGGTGAACTAATAATCGGAAGTGAAAATTATAAAATAAGCTTGGTGTCTGTTGTCAGTAATAATTTAGTAATAGCAACAATTAGCGGTGTGAATTCCCGTAATGAAGCAGAGCTTTTAAGAAATAAAAAGTTATATATAGAAAGAGATAAGCTACCACAGTTAAATGATGAGGATGAATTTTACCAAGATGATCTTGTGAATATGGAAGTAAGACTAGAGAGTAATGAATTATATGGCTATGTGAAGTCTGTGAATAATTTCGGCTCGGGGGATATATTAGAAATTTTGGTTATCAGCACAAAAAAAAACATTATGCTATCTTTCACTAAAGAAACATTTCCACATATAAATATAAAGGAAAGGTATATAGTAATCAACATGCCAGAATTCATTGGCCAATAA
- a CDS encoding ankyrin repeat domain-containing protein, with protein sequence MLGSDFVSQESNKILKKSDSRDSGTEEGFEILEREEKERRRSEDSGNESQEESGVNNSDTKSSAVTTLEFQLTQSLLGQVKANENNEDVKSGNTAYQDLPRMDFVINGQVIDKNFVSQLRDKCNQNDQRQIAKHVFTKMFEHAKAEVPNDSLIEELTTSCNQAGYMAFLAIRIYSILIKYQVLSSDSDKKIMCIDCSDENYVRINYKSSMVARNPDEPEKEICELDSLLRFTLKFHNGEVEYENGKVTLIIPEELKAGRESLLDDINERFTDYDNDGFIHLHVAAQEGNVELGRRLLECGANIEIKSKTKVGGDTALHLAARNGHKDFVKLLLDSGANVNSVSSTGSRVTPLHEAAYDGHLDVAELLIDRGATVDAKDRHNFTPLMYASAEGNSAMVELLLQKKADLYLQDNNGETALHIAADNGRPDIVAILISAAEDKKRYVNMQSDSIGTALHVIAYNREINEEHKKSAKLLLDNGASPYLENNPIINTPLDTPLKESSLDMAKRRGNKGFLEFMSSLGYSATVPSNSKNNPQNTKKYVVAASALAITGIALGAAVAVYLEMLAIGIAVAVCCLIAATITYCYRPKSLVEDNQVKKVMQTEECQSK encoded by the coding sequence ATGTTAGGTTCAGATTTTGTATCACAGGAATCAAACAAAATTTTAAAGAAATCAGATTCTAGGGATTCGGGAACTGAAGAAGGGTTTGAAATTTTAGAACGAGAGGAAAAAGAGCGCCGTCGTTCTGAGGATTCAGGTAATGAAAGTCAAGAGGAATCTGGCGTTAATAATTCTGATACTAAATCTAGTGCAGTAACTACGTTAGAATTTCAGCTAACACAATCTCTGCTGGGTCAAGTAAAGGCAAATGAGAATAATGAAGATGTAAAGTCTGGTAACACAGCTTATCAAGACCTACCCAGGATGGATTTTGTAATTAATGGTCAAGTTATAGACAAGAATTTCGTTAGCCAGCTTCGTGATAAATGTAATCAAAATGACCAACGCCAAATCGCAAAACATGTTTTTACAAAAATGTTTGAACATGCTAAAGCAGAGGTTCCGAATGATTCCCTCATAGAGGAATTAACAACAAGTTGTAATCAAGCGGGGTATATGGCTTTCCTTGCTATCCGAATATATAGTATATTAATAAAATATCAGGTACTTTCTAGCGATTCTGACAAGAAGATTATGTGCATCGATTGTTCTGATGAGAATTATGTACGCATTAACTATAAGTCATCAATGGTGGCACGCAATCCTGATGAGCCAGAGAAGGAGATATGTGAATTAGACAGTTTACTTAGATTCACACTTAAATTTCATAACGGTGAAGTAGAGTATGAAAATGGTAAAGTAACACTTATCATTCCTGAGGAATTAAAAGCTGGTAGGGAAAGTTTACTAGACGATATTAATGAACGTTTCACAGATTATGATAATGATGGATTTATTCATTTACACGTTGCAGCACAAGAAGGTAATGTTGAGCTTGGTAGGCGTTTACTAGAATGTGGTGCAAATATTGAGATTAAATCAAAAACAAAAGTAGGTGGTGACACTGCACTTCATTTAGCTGCTAGAAATGGTCATAAAGATTTTGTGAAGCTTTTACTCGATAGCGGTGCAAATGTTAACTCAGTGAGCAGTACAGGCAGCAGAGTAACTCCTTTACATGAAGCAGCGTACGATGGACATTTAGATGTTGCGGAATTGCTAATAGATCGTGGCGCAACAGTTGATGCTAAAGATCGGCATAACTTTACTCCTTTGATGTACGCTTCTGCAGAAGGTAATTCGGCAATGGTGGAATTACTTTTACAAAAAAAGGCAGATCTTTATTTACAGGATAATAATGGTGAAACTGCATTGCATATCGCTGCTGATAATGGCCGTCCTGATATAGTTGCTATTTTAATAAGTGCAGCAGAAGATAAAAAAAGGTATGTTAATATGCAAAGTGACAGTATTGGTACTGCGCTACATGTTATAGCTTATAATCGAGAAATAAATGAAGAGCATAAAAAATCTGCAAAATTGCTACTAGACAATGGTGCAAGCCCGTATTTAGAAAATAATCCAATTATTAATACACCATTAGATACTCCTTTGAAAGAAAGCTCTTTAGATATGGCAAAAAGACGAGGAAATAAGGGATTTTTGGAATTTATGTCATCTTTAGGCTATTCAGCAACCGTACCAAGCAATTCAAAGAATAATCCACAAAACACAAAAAAGTATGTCGTAGCTGCTTCTGCGCTTGCAATAACTGGTATTGCCTTAGGAGCAGCTGTTGCAGTTTACTTGGAAATGTTAGCAATAGGAATAGCAGTTGCAGTTTGTTGTCTTATTGCAGCTACAATTACGTACTGCTATAGGCCTAAAAGCTTAGTTGAGGATAATCAGGTCAAAAAGGTTATGCAGACAGAAGAATGTCAGTCTAAGTAA
- the hemA gene encoding 5-aminolevulinate synthase translates to MVDYEKIFLNKIKDIKEEGRYREFTHFASLPGKLPYIMDYERNREVIVWCSNNYLGMSQNDSVIAAIQNSSVGAGGTRNISGTTKEVVELEKSLADLHQKEAALTFACGYLANQTTLSTLSSVIPGVVIFSDEKNHSSMIEGIKSGKRPKHIFRHNDIDHLEQLLRTIDIKTPKIIALESVYSMDGDVAPLEAICDLADQYNAITYLDEVHAVGMYGTRGGGIAEREGLMDRITVIQGTLSKAFGVMGGYIASSKNLVDVIRSSAPGFIFTTAMSPVLAAAAKASVEHLKSSSIEREKQKQAVEKVKDSLRNAGVNFMQTETHIIPIIIGDPELSKKASKLLFDEYGIYVQHINYPTVSKGTERFRITPTPYHTNEMIEHLTKSLVKVFEKLSVCVCC, encoded by the coding sequence TTGGTAGACTACGAAAAAATATTCTTAAATAAAATCAAAGATATAAAAGAAGAAGGGCGCTATCGTGAATTTACGCATTTTGCGTCATTACCTGGCAAACTTCCCTATATTATGGATTATGAAAGAAATAGAGAGGTTATTGTCTGGTGCAGTAATAATTATCTGGGAATGTCACAAAACGATAGTGTCATTGCTGCTATTCAAAATTCATCTGTTGGTGCTGGAGGAACAAGAAATATATCAGGTACAACAAAGGAAGTTGTTGAGCTCGAGAAGTCTTTGGCTGACTTGCATCAAAAAGAAGCTGCTTTAACTTTTGCTTGTGGCTACCTTGCCAACCAAACTACGCTTAGCACTTTGTCGTCTGTTATTCCGGGTGTGGTAATTTTTTCAGATGAGAAAAATCACTCTTCAATGATAGAAGGTATAAAGTCAGGAAAAAGACCAAAACATATATTTAGGCATAATGACATTGATCACTTAGAGCAGTTGCTAAGGACTATAGATATAAAAACACCGAAAATAATAGCACTTGAATCTGTATACTCAATGGATGGTGATGTAGCACCGCTTGAAGCGATATGTGATCTAGCAGATCAGTATAATGCAATTACCTATTTAGATGAGGTACACGCAGTTGGCATGTATGGAACGCGCGGTGGCGGAATTGCAGAAAGAGAAGGCTTAATGGATAGAATAACTGTTATTCAGGGCACATTATCAAAGGCTTTTGGAGTGATGGGTGGGTATATAGCATCTTCAAAGAACTTGGTAGATGTAATAAGAAGTTCCGCTCCAGGATTTATTTTTACTACTGCTATGTCGCCCGTTTTAGCAGCAGCAGCAAAGGCGAGCGTTGAGCATTTAAAATCAAGCAGTATTGAAAGAGAGAAGCAAAAACAAGCTGTTGAAAAGGTAAAAGACTCACTGAGAAATGCAGGAGTGAATTTTATGCAAACAGAAACTCATATAATTCCAATCATAATTGGCGATCCTGAGTTGTCCAAAAAAGCATCAAAATTGTTATTTGATGAGTATGGAATATATGTACAACATATAAATTACCCAACAGTTTCAAAGGGGACTGAGCGCTTCCGTATTACTCCTACGCCTTACCATACAAATGAAATGATAGAGCATTTAACAAAATCTCTTGTAAAAGTTTTTGAGAAATTGTCTGTTTGTGTCTGTTGTTGA
- the efp gene encoding elongation factor P: MAERANDIRPGQVLEHNGGLFSVISIMHTQPGKGGAYIQAEMKNIQTGAKYYERFRSDATIRRAILDEEEYVYLFTEGNIVNLMHPSSYEQIVINLDLLGEKKAYLQDNMKIKVVTYQDKIISAHVPDHVTLTVKGTESVIKGQTVTASYKPAILENGIRVNVPQFIKEGDKIVVHTPDNSYYERVKE; encoded by the coding sequence ATGGCAGAAAGGGCTAATGATATCAGGCCAGGTCAGGTACTAGAACATAACGGTGGTTTATTTTCGGTTATAAGTATTATGCATACTCAACCTGGTAAGGGTGGTGCATATATACAAGCTGAAATGAAAAATATCCAAACAGGAGCAAAGTACTATGAGAGGTTTCGCTCTGATGCAACAATCAGAAGGGCAATTTTAGATGAAGAGGAATATGTTTATCTCTTTACTGAAGGGAATATCGTAAATCTTATGCATCCAAGTAGTTACGAGCAGATTGTTATAAATTTAGACTTATTAGGGGAAAAGAAGGCTTATTTGCAAGATAATATGAAAATTAAAGTAGTAACTTATCAAGATAAAATAATTTCTGCACATGTGCCTGATCACGTTACACTAACTGTAAAAGGAACAGAGTCTGTTATCAAAGGGCAGACTGTTACTGCTTCTTATAAGCCTGCAATTTTGGAAAACGGAATACGTGTTAACGTGCCTCAATTTATAAAAGAAGGGGATAAAATTGTAGTACATACTCCTGATAACAGCTATTACGAAAGAGTAAAAGAGTAA
- a CDS encoding inositol monophosphatase family protein: MAISSPRINVMLDSVRSASKQLIRDFNELQISSVKSADFINKTYSKSKQLIYDCLKNYNQNYDFIFEDDVGQDLKDGGYTWFIMPIEGKENLFSCMVYFAVSVCLIHKNRVVAAVIDAPALRETFWAEEKKGAFLEDFKSRHVKMRMKAREGGIIDISGNLLNKLPLDNNNLRSLGSTVLGFAYLAAGRYNGIIYSGINKYKTSLGRLFLQESGGRLREDNALVIAGDIN, encoded by the coding sequence ATGGCCATTTCATCACCACGAATCAATGTGATGCTTGATTCTGTACGCAGTGCCTCCAAGCAGCTTATACGTGATTTTAATGAATTGCAAATTTCAAGCGTTAAGTCAGCAGACTTTATCAATAAAACTTATTCAAAATCCAAGCAACTTATATACGATTGCTTGAAGAACTACAACCAGAACTATGACTTTATTTTTGAAGACGATGTGGGCCAAGATCTAAAAGACGGCGGTTATACTTGGTTTATTATGCCTATAGAAGGCAAGGAAAACCTTTTTAGTTGTATGGTTTATTTTGCAGTATCAGTTTGTCTCATTCATAAAAACAGAGTTGTAGCAGCTGTGATTGATGCTCCAGCCCTTAGAGAAACTTTCTGGGCAGAGGAAAAGAAAGGAGCTTTTCTTGAAGATTTCAAATCTCGCCATGTAAAAATGCGGATGAAAGCTCGTGAAGGGGGAATAATAGACATAAGTGGTAATTTGTTAAATAAATTACCACTTGACAATAATAATCTACGCTCCCTTGGCTCAACGGTACTAGGTTTTGCATATCTTGCTGCCGGAAGATACAATGGAATAATTTACTCTGGAATTAATAAATATAAAACTTCACTCGGTAGGCTTTTTCTGCAAGAAAGCGGTGGGAGATTAAGGGAAGATAACGCGCTTGTCATTGCTGGAGATATAAACTAA
- a CDS encoding DEAD/DEAH box helicase produces the protein MSSISNQEKQSIISSLEKINCKLKGESIKLDDTKESIIVARRKPVVEGVLEHLSNSSTTNCNVMIDAETGFGKTYDIGMWSHVLAQAEFHHLVAVPSSDLVNQAKKMMSSAFTVNIRTPKTAEEIKNALKATKPTTIIVTHDLLLQQENDRKFKDQNTKLWISVDEVDSINKQQDFENMCKLDEKYPTTYLTATPKRRILNRCGKVISPTRLSRRCIANAIETASVIAKTNRRANFNQAFAVNVTTSIISLAILFPIINSNVADVIGLTSDY, from the coding sequence GTGAGTTCTATCAGTAATCAAGAAAAGCAAAGTATTATAAGTAGCTTAGAAAAAATCAACTGCAAGCTAAAAGGTGAATCTATAAAACTTGATGATACAAAGGAATCTATAATAGTAGCACGTCGTAAACCTGTTGTTGAAGGGGTATTAGAACATTTAAGCAACTCTTCCACTACTAACTGTAATGTTATGATCGATGCAGAAACTGGGTTTGGCAAGACTTACGATATTGGAATGTGGAGTCATGTACTAGCCCAAGCAGAGTTTCATCATCTGGTTGCAGTACCAAGCAGTGATCTAGTAAACCAAGCTAAAAAAATGATGAGTAGTGCATTTACTGTAAACATTAGGACACCTAAAACTGCTGAGGAAATTAAAAATGCACTGAAGGCAACTAAACCTACAACAATTATAGTGACACATGACCTGTTATTACAGCAAGAAAATGATCGTAAATTTAAAGACCAAAATACCAAGTTGTGGATTAGTGTTGATGAAGTAGACAGTATTAACAAGCAGCAGGATTTTGAGAACATGTGCAAGCTTGATGAGAAATATCCTACGACTTACCTCACTGCAACACCAAAGAGAAGGATTTTAAATAGATGCGGAAAAGTTATCAGCCCGACAAGATTGAGTAGACGTTGTATTGCAAACGCTATCGAAACAGCAAGTGTTATTGCAAAAACCAATAGAAGAGCAAATTTCAATCAAGCGTTTGCAGTTAATGTTACTACCTCCATAATATCTTTAGCTATATTGTTTCCTATTATAAATAGTAATGTTGCTGACGTAATTGGTCTCACTTCAGATTATTAG